CCTTGCAGTTCGCGATCCCGCAAAGACCGCCATCGCTCACCTGAATTCTCTCCAAATGAACTTCTAATAGACCTGGATTTGAGCTCCCAATTGTCTGGAGAACATTGTCCCAATCGCCCAGACAGCGAATCAACTTCAAAGTCGAGAGCTTTCTCGCTCCGACCAGGAGAGGACCGAAGCACTGACCATTGATGAGCTCCTTCAAGCAAATGGATCTCAGCGACTTCGCCGCGGCTCCCGGCCCGATGGGCTCGGCGCCGTCGTGGATTCCCCGGAGGCGCTTGATGGACAGCTCCTCCAGATTCACGCAGTGGTCGAGCACCGCATTGATGGCCCTCGCGCCGAACGAGCACGACCCGCAGGAGAGCTTCCTCAGCTGCCGGCAGTTGTCGGCGAAGGCCGCGACCCCGAGATCGGTGACCTCGCGGCAGCCGCGGAGCTTgagccgggcgaggccgcggcACCGGAGGGAGATCAGGACCAGCGCCTCGTCGCCCAGGCTGACCGACTTCCGGTCGCACCGGAGCGCGAGCTTCGTGACGGCGTCGAAGCGGGAGAACACAGAGGGGAGCGACGAGAGCAGGTCGGCCTGCGCGTTCAGCGAGAGCCGGTGCCGGCTCTCCCCGTCGACGCGGCGCCACCGCCGGCACACGACGGAGCACCGCTTCCGGTCCCCGGTGCCGAGGAAGTGGAAAACGTGGGCGAGGCACTCGTCGGGGAGGTCGCCGGTGTAGTCGTACCCAGCGGCGGCCcccgtcggcggcggcggcgtcctcCTCGTCCTCGAACGACGAGACGAACtcgagggaggggagggagtcGAGGCGGTGGCTGGACGAGATCGCGCCGCCGCGGTGGCTGGGCTcgggggaggaggaggcggaaGACGGGACCTGCCCCAttgcggcggcgggggaggaaTTCCGGCCGAATTCCGGCGGAATGAGCAAATGGGTACGTGGGGAAAGGACGAAAGATGCGAACTTGGGGGGAGATCTCGGGTCGGGAAAAGGGCGACGGATCGGAGGATTATATGGAGGaggtggagatggagatgggGGAGGAGATTATTCGCGTCAAAAGTGGTGGGGAGGGGGATTTGAAGCGGTGCGTGGCTACGTCGCGGTCGCGGAGCAGACGAATCATCACGCACTCCTCCCCTCCTCCCTTCCTTTCCTTCCCTCCTCCaccttcctttccttctcttttctcatttactttttttgtcgttttggtattcttttgattttatttttttttggagggggacGCGTTTTCGGGAGCGCATGATTGGCGGTGGGGCCCGCGCGGATCCGATCTCGGCCGTTGGATTGGATCGTCCAAatttgtgggttttttttttttttttgtggggaaTTATGGGTGATGGgcggtgatgatgatgaatgcGTATGGCGATGGCCAAACGGCGGAATTTGATGGTGGTgtgggggagaggagagaaggtTGACTGTAGGTAGGAGGCAGTGAACGATTCCATGTTTTGTTAAACCGTCCTGCCGCTGTGCATCTGGGTCTCCCGAAAAATTAAAGTCCGAATTGACTCCGTGTTtcttattgtcattttcttgacGAATTCAAGTTTTTGCACAGGAcccatttcaatttctttttaatccgTCTCCGAAATTTTCGCAATATATAGGTTTTGACTCGTAGGTTTCAGATTTTGAATAGCATTTTCTAATTGTGCCATTATGTTTTTTTCGCTTCCGTTAGGGCATGTTAGAGATGATCGTGAATTTCCTTAATATAATTCTATATGTTATagatatttaataattttgttgattctCCGTATCTCTCAAGATTAAGCATACatcttgattgatatattattttatatggcctttatatatttttttaatatagatCATAATATGCATAAGTTCGTCGCACCTATTTTCCACATTCTTATTCTTTGACTGAGCATTGATAACATGTCAAGGGAAGCTTTTGTTTTTGCCATGGTGGAGTTTCGATGGACTTTATTCAATTGATCTTCTGCTTTTGAGTCTAGGTGCATGAATCAAAAGCAAAGAAAACTATAGCCCACGTTACAAGTTTCTAGGCCTTGGTATTCATTAAGCGGCTGGTATGTGCTTGTCTACTGGTTTTAGACCTGTagctttgaaaatcaaaatctctCTATAAAATGGACACCGACGAAGAACCCATTAAAGtcaacccaaaagaaaatcacctGTAATGGCTTCTTATATTTTACTTTCCTTCATATATTTAAAATCCCTGATGTGGGAatatccaacgtagctccatcaaCCAATTCAGAACCATCGATGTGTATCCaagtcaagaaagaaattgggcattatgtgctttgattgataattttgaatgaataatattaattaattatcggTACTTTATGgtatatcgataactatcaatgggaggccatttgaGTTACTTgccccatcacgcatcacttTGAGGAGTAATGTTCCCATACATCAATGTGGGCTATATCCACATAGGACATAATTAAGGGAACATAGGCTCTTCAATAAAATACTATCACATTCGTCATTAAAGATCGTAAAAATCGcatatgaaataattaaatatattggGTGGCACCTCCTATAATGTGGTATGAGGTCCACATAGTTTGTGGATTATCATGATCTTTGTATGTCACGCTAGCTTGAAGATCATTCCgtctttacttttctttataGAGGTACTCAAGTACATAGACTTTTCTCAAGTAAATTtctacaaataaaattaaaattacaccTATTCAACCTTAACTTTGGATTTTTCTATAATTTCAATAGGGACAACAACTTCCAACACTCAATGACAATGTGGCTTaacatgatatgaaatttaacGATTTCCATCGCTATTAATCATGATCACATATATCAATCCTTTTGGCACAATTGCTAAATAGAGAGTGTTAGGGCTTTAAGCCATGTAACTCGAAATTGGCCATTCTATCTCGTTTAATAAAATGGGTCAtataaacatgattaatgaCCGACAACTTTGAAGTTCTCcataaattagggaaaaaagtTTGtgatgttttctttaaaaattcttACTGTATTTACATAATCATATTCACTTATTAAGTGCATTCCTTTCATAAAAACCCatcaaattagaattttatATGATCGATGCTTTCGAGTTATTCGAAATATTGATTGATCTAATTTGACCCAACTAACTTTTTTTCTCGTATTAGGAAGAAAGGAATATTTTACGATAAAAAGGCAATGCATTATCTCACCGTAAAAATGGATGCGTTGACACAAAAGAGTTGGGacaaaaaattacaagaatATTTGCACTCTTTAAACTTTCTTTTCAagctgttcaaaaaaaaaaactttcttttcaaggattttgacagaaaaagaaagaaacatactttcttttgaaaaggcGAGGCACAAATCCCAGTCTCATCGATTTTTTTCCCCTagaattcatgaaaaaaaaaatcattttcaaaagggggGTTCCGATTCATCACCCGTCCTCTGCATCTCAAgaaatcttttctttctataaatttctttgtctattaataaagaaaaaattggggAAGAGCAATTAAAGTAGGCATTACCATAAAAACCAAGGGTGATCATGAGTTTAGGTAGAATTGGAAATGGACAAAATCGGCCATAGGAACCAGTCTAGTTCCAAGTTCCGCAATTACTAATCCAATTCCTAGTTAGGCAGTTTGGTTTCCAATTCTTGGTAAGAACCAAACAGAGGAACCAAAAGCCTTTTTGTGTCACgtgttctaaattttttattatttatcttattttacaTGTTCATCTTTTATAAATTGTTACTATATTGCGTTTACTATTATTTTgcttaaataaaaatgaaaataattgttGATTCTAAAGTAGACCCTAGAATCAATTGACAAGAGAGATTCCAAAATATATAAGGCAGGTGAGGAATCAATCCCAACAAAGTAGCTTTCAAATTTTAGGTTGAACTTCTACCGACCCTTGGGACCACTCATTTTTAATACGAACCTCACGTGTTACATAATATTAACTTCGAGCTGCAGTAGCTTGTCCTCGAAGGTCTGGATTTGGGTTGTCAAGGCCTATCGCCAGGCTGCACCGGCGTAATAGAAGCATAAAAGTTTTCGTACGAGTAGGTACAAGAGAGCGGAAGTTTTGATCTGGAGAAAACTAATCCGACCAGGCTTTTACTCGTGAAACCTATGCAAAAACGAAGGTCGTCATATGAAATTCGAATCTCCCTCCAATGGCATCTCCAGAAATAAAGACTCCTAAGCCGTACGGTGTTGCCTTTATGAACCTTTTCCGCCAGGCGTGGACGTCGGGAGGTTTATACGGGGAAGTGTTTCTCCAAGTCGCATGATTGAAAGGAGTGCGCTCCTCTGCGGAATCTTCTTCTTGAATTCGATAGGAGACAGGACAACTACCCCTTCGGCTCCGACGTGGCCCATGCGATTTTGTTCGTCGAAACCCATTTTTTGGCCGTGTCTCATGGGAACGGGGTTAGCTGATGTTATGGCCAAATGGTCCTTTTTtcccaaagcaagtaaatgtGCAAAGGCTTTGGTTTTACATGGAGAAAGGGACACGGGATCATTTTGGTTCCAGTTGCTATCGCATTTATGTcgagaaaaattccaaattagttCGTcggtaataaatttactctacaatagtttcattatattttactattaaattgaaAAACACATGGTAATTAACGAATGtactaatttgtaattttttttgttgtattaaccTAATTTAATCAAAGTTATTTGAAGGTAAATTCGTTGTAAATGTACCGCTTTTGGAGTTTTCAATAatcacaaaattattttaagataaatttattataaatatatcagcTTAAAGATTTTCGTGATGTTAGCTTTTTAAATTTGCATCCGAAGTAC
This region of Eucalyptus grandis isolate ANBG69807.140 chromosome 8, ASM1654582v1, whole genome shotgun sequence genomic DNA includes:
- the LOC120287111 gene encoding LOW QUALITY PROTEIN: F-box protein SKIP2-like (The sequence of the model RefSeq protein was modified relative to this genomic sequence to represent the inferred CDS: inserted 1 base in 1 codon); translated protein: MGQRRKGRWRREGKEGRRGGVRDDSSAPRPRRSHAPLQIPLPTTFDANNLLPHLHLHLLHIILRSVALFPTRDLPPSSHLSSFPHVPICSFRRNSAGIPPPPPQWGRSRLPPPPPPSPATAAARSRPATASTPSPPSSSSRRSRTRRTPPPPTGAAAGYDYTGDLPDECLAHVFHFLGTGDRKRCSVVCRRWRRVDGESRHRLSLNAQADLLSSLPSVFSRFDAVTKLALRCDRKSVSLGDEALVLISLRCRGLARLKLRGCREVTDLGVAAFADNCRQLRKLSCGSCSFGARAINAVLDHCVNLEELSIKRLRGIHDGAEPIGPGAAAKSLRSICLKELINGQCFGPLLVGARKLSTLKLIRCLGDWDNVLQTIGSSNPGLLEVHLERIQVSDGGLCGIANCKGIDSLHVVKVPECSNLGLSSIAENCRQLRKLHIDGWRINRIGDEGLVEVAKQCLQLQELVLIGVSVTHSSLATIGSNCRKLERLAFCGSDTVGDAEIACIAAKCEALKKLCIXNCPITDVGIESLAQGCPNLVKIKVRKCRGVSGQVVELLKERRGSLVFNLDACGIEALDDIRGVQESVMEFPPVNTSDAPSSSNERSMLFRAKLGLFAGRNLVACTFRRWSNGENRTNGNL